One window of Oscillibacter hominis genomic DNA carries:
- a CDS encoding DUF3991 domain-containing protein yields the protein MSRSAAAYQKFTEDEIRKANSVDILSLARGYGYEPEKAGRKAVHMKHSGGLYIFPENNRFFQWTGPDDGVKGGAIDFVMREENLSFPEAVGKLIGKEFSPSVKQVVPYEKKEREPLVLPEKADNMKRAYWYLVSVRGISPKIVSHFMNRKMIYQEKKYGNCVFVGYDAEGTARYCSMRAARDNSSFKMDATGSDKSYPFFHEGKTDLLIVTEAPIDLMSHASIAADFYGRDWMQDHRISTGCLWNGAIDRYLEGHPQIKRLVFAVDNDYLARDKNGQLRNWGQLTAAKWMKAYTEKGYACAVHVPHLNDFNTDLVEMRKGRSVEDLDRQRMAELETAFEQSAEEEPEQGMEV from the coding sequence ATGAGCAGAAGCGCCGCTGCGTATCAGAAATTTACCGAGGATGAGATTAGGAAGGCAAACAGCGTGGATATTCTGTCCCTGGCCCGTGGCTATGGATATGAGCCGGAAAAGGCAGGCCGCAAAGCTGTCCACATGAAGCACAGCGGCGGGCTTTACATCTTCCCCGAAAACAATCGCTTTTTCCAATGGACGGGTCCTGATGATGGAGTCAAAGGCGGCGCCATTGATTTTGTCATGCGGGAAGAAAACCTGTCCTTCCCCGAAGCGGTGGGCAAGCTGATCGGCAAGGAGTTCTCTCCATCCGTAAAGCAGGTGGTTCCCTATGAGAAAAAAGAACGGGAGCCGCTGGTGCTGCCCGAAAAGGCAGACAACATGAAGCGGGCCTATTGGTATCTGGTTTCTGTCCGAGGTATCAGCCCTAAAATCGTAAGCCACTTTATGAATCGGAAGATGATTTATCAGGAAAAGAAGTATGGCAACTGCGTGTTTGTAGGCTACGATGCGGAAGGAACCGCCCGGTACTGCTCCATGCGGGCGGCCAGAGATAACAGCTCCTTCAAAATGGATGCGACCGGCTCTGATAAAAGCTACCCCTTCTTCCACGAGGGCAAAACCGATCTGCTGATTGTCACCGAGGCGCCCATCGACCTGATGAGCCATGCTTCTATTGCCGCTGACTTTTATGGGCGTGACTGGATGCAAGATCACCGTATCTCTACCGGTTGCCTTTGGAATGGAGCCATTGACCGTTATCTGGAAGGCCATCCGCAGATCAAGCGACTGGTGTTTGCAGTGGACAATGACTATCTGGCCCGTGACAAGAATGGGCAACTGCGAAATTGGGGGCAGCTTACAGCGGCAAAATGGATGAAGGCATACACCGAAAAGGGATATGCCTGCGCGGTTCATGTGCCGCATTTGAATGACTTTAACACCGACCTGGTGGAAATGCGGAAGGGGCGTTCTGTGGAGGATTTAGACCGTCAGCGTATGGCGGAGCTGGAAACCGCATTTGAACAGAGCGCCGAGGAAGAACCGGAACAAGGTATGGAGGTGTAA
- a CDS encoding ribbon-helix-helix domain-containing protein, which translates to MKESPIKTERKTLHLPEDTVRALNKLAAKNGTDFSKEVRRAIDEYLDLETTAENIDMINGVIRQELSGQLKALGNRLAGLINRLTIISAAGYYANIAIIADLIDQDRYSSFEKIESAARKRALAFANQKNADALRTFMDDEEMQKAIHAVQGGSRVDSDL; encoded by the coding sequence TTGAAGGAATCGCCCATTAAAACAGAGCGCAAGACGCTCCATCTGCCGGAAGATACAGTTCGGGCGCTCAATAAACTGGCAGCCAAGAATGGGACGGACTTTTCCAAAGAAGTGCGCAGGGCGATTGACGAATATCTGGATTTGGAAACCACCGCCGAAAATATTGACATGATAAACGGGGTCATCCGGCAGGAACTCAGCGGGCAGCTCAAAGCCCTGGGAAACCGGTTGGCCGGACTGATAAATCGCCTGACGATCATATCGGCTGCGGGCTATTATGCCAACATTGCCATTATCGCAGACCTCATTGACCAAGATCGCTATTCGTCTTTTGAAAAAATTGAGTCGGCGGCCCGAAAACGGGCATTGGCATTTGCCAATCAGAAAAACGCGGATGCGCTGCGTACTTTCATGGATGACGAGGAAATGCAGAAAGCCATCCATGCCGTACAAGGAGGTTCCCGTGTCGATTCTGATTTATAA
- the mobP3 gene encoding MobP3 family relaxase, producing MSILIYKQRHRHPNYKKTPKGNYAHIGYIATRPGAVKNEGMRHGLFGKLEPGVVKEFDTWQEAARLVRELSYRRVNMYRGIISFSPETAAELGLSDHKAWEDYIDRHILTLAKFNGIRVQDLQWVAAHHNEKGHPHIHVVFWNKHQRTMVPFVHPSIPDKIRKQLIRDTFAERIKEYCEAKQRAKEHLSAITDEMIDEFEKYMEHLHPQEYRRLREAFGRITDDELGTSPLDSVVGAMKIAPFISRLFALKEKMPKKGRLYYKLLPEDVKAELDAFVAFLKENNEYIRNLVQDYAESKTRLAMLYDTDPAHIKEQQEKAVAEADKLIANKILDVIRTMLCKDREVQSFEYTEARKAYFTEQMICEILMALEQTAMSFDMEYDDRQKAMSTDLSKAARKEWYLRHKDKGLEP from the coding sequence GTGTCGATTCTGATTTATAAGCAGCGCCACCGGCACCCCAACTATAAGAAAACTCCAAAAGGCAACTATGCACATATCGGTTACATTGCAACTCGTCCCGGTGCCGTGAAGAATGAGGGGATGCGCCACGGACTGTTTGGCAAGCTGGAGCCGGGGGTGGTCAAAGAGTTTGACACTTGGCAGGAAGCCGCCCGCCTGGTTCGGGAGCTTTCCTATCGTCGGGTCAATATGTATCGTGGTATTATCTCTTTTTCACCTGAAACGGCCGCCGAATTGGGGCTGTCCGATCACAAAGCGTGGGAGGACTATATCGACCGCCACATTTTGACCCTGGCAAAGTTCAATGGAATCCGGGTGCAGGACTTGCAATGGGTGGCTGCCCACCATAACGAAAAAGGTCATCCCCACATCCATGTGGTGTTCTGGAATAAACATCAGCGAACAATGGTCCCTTTTGTCCATCCAAGCATCCCGGATAAAATCCGAAAACAACTCATTCGAGATACCTTTGCCGAGCGTATCAAAGAGTATTGCGAGGCCAAACAGCGGGCAAAGGAACACCTGTCGGCCATCACAGACGAAATGATTGACGAGTTTGAGAAGTACATGGAGCATCTTCACCCGCAGGAATATCGTCGCCTGCGTGAAGCGTTTGGGCGTATCACGGATGATGAGCTGGGGACTTCCCCCTTGGATAGCGTTGTTGGTGCAATGAAGATTGCCCCCTTTATCTCACGCCTGTTCGCGCTGAAGGAGAAAATGCCGAAAAAGGGGCGACTGTATTACAAATTGCTTCCAGAGGATGTGAAGGCCGAATTAGATGCCTTTGTTGCCTTCTTGAAGGAAAACAACGAGTACATCCGCAATTTGGTACAGGACTATGCAGAGAGCAAGACCCGTCTTGCCATGCTCTATGACACCGACCCGGCGCACATCAAAGAACAGCAGGAAAAGGCTGTGGCGGAGGCCGATAAGCTGATTGCCAATAAAATTCTCGACGTGATCCGCACCATGCTGTGCAAAGACCGTGAGGTCCAGTCTTTTGAATATACAGAGGCCCGCAAAGCCTACTTCACCGAACAGATGATTTGCGAAATTTTAATGGCGCTGGAGCAGACTGCTATGAGTTTTGACATGGAGTATGACGACCGGCAAAAGGCCATGAGTACCGATCTGTCAAAGGCAGCCCGAAAAGAGTGGTATCTGCGACATAAGGACAAGGGATTGGAACCATAG
- a CDS encoding aldo-keto reductase family protein, which yields MSSKRNQTIAIARFLMYKYGLNQQLEGMTDEEYMAHPIGLDVGQYVADLMKYCPEHIVDQVMEHQDALLRRLGTDYLTVIAYMPYEEDGGTKYA from the coding sequence ATGAGCAGCAAGAGAAATCAGACCATCGCTATCGCCCGTTTCCTGATGTATAAATACGGGCTGAACCAGCAGCTTGAGGGCATGACGGACGAAGAATACATGGCGCATCCTATTGGCTTGGATGTGGGGCAATATGTAGCTGACCTGATGAAATACTGCCCGGAGCATATCGTCGATCAGGTCATGGAACATCAGGATGCTCTTTTGCGGCGCCTTGGTACGGATTACCTCACCGTCATAGCCTATATGCCTTATGAGGAAGATGGAGGGACAAAGTATGCGTGA
- a CDS encoding DUF7768 domain-containing protein, producing the protein MRLVYISSPLRGDMEKNKEKAKDYCAYAASCGVIPLAPHTIFTQYLNDAVPEQREQGLRMGHELLERCDELWVMGDTISQGMKDEIGLATFLQLPILYVSDDMVKNQKMIRQSDRPLDINDCIPDSSQYNYENQFLVLKPGVSSKGKDMTADDSIWYARNGFGCIYGARGQAVYAESLLTGKYIHWERHDFCGIVKPESLKEWLLDKPVRNEAAEELTKFVTPELISAAKQNHTACGYPFLIGYAPAEGGLHEAFCLDHDPVNLASFIVKMGKERGDLMICTPLDTPFLNTFGTFIDRCADQDFLQKHLLPVLVPMQMGETEPQAIKLTEDQDNEAFLDDFAVEDDMEL; encoded by the coding sequence TTGAGGCTGGTCTATATTTCTTCCCCTCTGCGGGGAGATATGGAAAAGAACAAGGAAAAGGCAAAGGACTACTGTGCTTATGCGGCATCCTGCGGCGTGATTCCCTTGGCGCCGCACACGATTTTCACGCAATATCTGAATGACGCAGTGCCGGAGCAGCGGGAACAGGGTCTGCGAATGGGTCACGAACTGCTGGAACGCTGCGATGAACTCTGGGTTATGGGCGACACCATCTCTCAGGGAATGAAGGACGAAATTGGCCTGGCTACTTTTCTGCAACTCCCGATTCTCTATGTATCCGATGATATGGTGAAGAATCAGAAAATGATCCGCCAGTCGGATCGCCCTCTGGACATCAATGACTGCATCCCCGATAGTAGCCAGTACAACTACGAAAATCAATTTCTGGTTCTCAAACCTGGGGTGAGCAGCAAGGGCAAGGACATGACTGCCGACGACTCCATCTGGTATGCCCGTAACGGTTTTGGATGTATTTATGGAGCCAGAGGTCAGGCTGTGTATGCAGAAAGCCTGTTGACCGGCAAATACATTCATTGGGAACGACATGACTTCTGTGGCATCGTCAAACCGGAAAGTTTGAAAGAATGGCTTCTGGATAAGCCGGTCAGGAATGAGGCTGCCGAAGAACTCACCAAGTTTGTCACTCCTGAACTTATCAGCGCAGCCAAGCAAAACCATACTGCTTGCGGCTATCCTTTTCTAATCGGGTATGCCCCTGCGGAGGGCGGTCTGCATGAAGCGTTCTGCCTGGACCACGATCCGGTCAATCTTGCATCTTTTATTGTGAAGATGGGGAAAGAGCGCGGCGACCTGATGATTTGTACTCCGTTGGATACCCCGTTTTTGAACACCTTCGGGACATTCATTGACCGCTGCGCGGATCAGGACTTTTTGCAAAAGCATCTATTGCCGGTCCTGGTTCCCATGCAGATGGGCGAAACGGAGCCGCAGGCAATCAAGCTGACCGAGGATCAAGACAATGAAGCGTTTCTGGATGATTTTGCTGTTGAGGATGATATGGAATTATGA
- a CDS encoding TRAG family protein — MKTKPKLMVCALIFVSGAILNLFFSTAVHGLLTREITRLSLLPIGDCLVSLFSNRQHMMLYLCLQGFVSVLAVMFFLTNMRPYESDLDTITPEIQTPRAVGQYQHGSARWMTDSEKDKAFDSYILDPHNPTIRQLLDTGYDGLDFLKEK; from the coding sequence ATGAAAACAAAGCCTAAATTGATGGTTTGTGCGCTGATCTTCGTTTCCGGCGCGATTCTCAACCTGTTTTTCTCAACAGCGGTTCACGGTCTGCTGACAAGAGAGATCACCCGGCTTTCACTTCTCCCCATCGGGGACTGCCTTGTCAGCCTGTTTTCCAACCGCCAGCACATGATGTTGTATCTGTGTCTGCAAGGGTTTGTAAGCGTGTTGGCGGTTATGTTCTTCCTGACCAACATGAGGCCGTATGAATCAGACCTGGACACGATCACCCCGGAAATTCAGACACCCAGAGCCGTGGGCCAATACCAGCATGGTTCAGCCCGGTGGATGACCGATTCCGAGAAAGACAAAGCATTTGACAGCTATATTCTTGACCCGCACAACCCAACGATCCGGCAGCTCTTAGATACCGGATACGATGGTTTGGATTTTCTCAAAGAAAAATAA
- a CDS encoding VirD4-like conjugal transfer protein, CD1115 family: protein MKLNLHPKGIPKQKPLGADTPLKKGGVVVGMRKEGDKEKIYFVGDDCHLLCVGATRSGKSRCLVLESICLLGLAGESIFCSDPKAELFHYTADFLKKLGYEVLVLDFKNPEKSMRYNLLQPIIDAISEGDTDRAEMLAWDLTNNLVGKPEGEKIWTNGECSIIAAAILCVVCDNQKRPEFQNMTNVYWFISEMCRTIGNKMPLLEYVKKLSPSHPARALLSISDVAPSRTRGSFYTSALTTLRLFTSKSIYAITHTSDFTLADMGSKKQALFVILPDEKTTFYPIASLIVSQQYELLAEAADRRGGRLERRVNFILDEYGNFTPISDMTNKLTVAAGRGMRYALFVQGFDQLKEKYSDNIANTIKGNCQVWAYLQSDDPETLREMSDKLGSYTTSSYQLSASNGKYTTPSNSQSVSLTERKLLNTDEVRRVKRPHQIITSRDHPAMMYAPDLSQWMFNKMLGLGDMEHNRRLREEREQKRPIITDTKQEIALWNIWIYYQKDIMRRLSQQKGAMGGGLDDD, encoded by the coding sequence TTGAAGTTGAACCTTCACCCCAAAGGTATTCCCAAGCAGAAACCTTTGGGAGCGGATACTCCGCTGAAAAAAGGCGGCGTGGTGGTAGGTATGCGAAAGGAGGGTGATAAAGAAAAAATCTATTTTGTCGGTGATGACTGCCACCTGCTCTGCGTTGGCGCCACTCGTTCCGGTAAATCAAGATGTCTGGTTCTGGAAAGTATCTGTCTTTTGGGACTCGCCGGAGAATCCATCTTCTGCTCCGACCCCAAAGCCGAATTGTTCCACTACACCGCTGATTTCCTGAAAAAGTTGGGTTATGAGGTTTTGGTGCTGGACTTCAAGAACCCCGAAAAGAGTATGCGCTACAATCTGCTCCAGCCCATCATTGACGCCATCAGTGAGGGAGACACCGACCGTGCAGAAATGCTGGCCTGGGACTTGACGAACAATCTGGTTGGTAAGCCGGAGGGCGAAAAGATTTGGACGAACGGTGAATGTTCCATCATAGCGGCTGCCATTCTTTGCGTGGTGTGCGACAACCAAAAACGGCCGGAATTTCAGAACATGACCAATGTGTATTGGTTCATTTCGGAAATGTGCCGTACCATCGGAAATAAGATGCCGCTGTTGGAGTATGTCAAGAAACTCTCTCCGTCCCACCCGGCACGGGCGCTTCTGTCTATTTCTGATGTGGCGCCGTCCCGTACCAGAGGCAGCTTCTACACCTCTGCCCTGACCACCCTGCGGCTGTTCACCTCGAAGTCCATCTATGCTATTACTCATACCAGCGATTTTACCCTTGCAGATATGGGCAGTAAAAAGCAAGCGTTGTTTGTAATCCTGCCCGACGAGAAAACCACCTTTTATCCCATTGCTTCTCTCATTGTGTCGCAGCAATATGAGCTTCTGGCAGAGGCGGCAGACAGGCGCGGCGGGCGTTTGGAACGCCGTGTCAACTTCATCCTTGACGAGTATGGCAACTTTACTCCCATCAGCGACATGACAAACAAACTGACCGTGGCGGCTGGCCGTGGGATGCGATATGCCCTGTTTGTGCAGGGCTTTGACCAACTGAAAGAAAAGTACAGCGACAACATCGCCAACACGATCAAGGGCAACTGTCAGGTTTGGGCGTACCTGCAAAGCGATGACCCGGAAACGCTACGGGAGATGTCCGATAAACTCGGCAGCTATACCACATCCAGTTACCAGCTTTCGGCCAGCAACGGAAAATACACAACCCCGTCTAACTCCCAGAGCGTCAGCCTGACCGAGAGAAAGTTGCTCAATACGGATGAGGTCCGGCGCGTCAAGCGTCCCCATCAAATCATCACCAGCCGCGACCACCCCGCTATGATGTATGCACCCGACCTTTCTCAGTGGATGTTCAACAAGATGTTGGGGTTGGGAGATATGGAGCATAACCGCAGGCTGCGGGAAGAACGGGAACAGAAACGGCCAATCATCACCGACACGAAGCAAGAAATCGCATTGTGGAACATCTGGATTTACTACCAGAAGGACATCATGCGCCGCCTTTCGCAGCAAAAGGGCGCTATGGGCGGTGGCCTTGATGATGATTAA
- a CDS encoding Mbov_0395 family pilin-like conjugal transfer protein: protein MKEKINQTAGRLKQTVRAVGVGIATLTASFFMSAPAYAAGVQDSQIVKGTEKLVGDVTTWLMVLAPVVAGLLIIYFCIRRGMADEMDQKKWNNRIVVAVVSCIGAVLGSATLNLILGYYQ, encoded by the coding sequence ATGAAAGAGAAAATCAACCAGACGGCGGGCAGGCTGAAACAGACTGTCCGGGCGGTGGGTGTTGGTATTGCCACACTTACCGCCTCTTTTTTTATGTCCGCACCGGCTTATGCCGCTGGTGTGCAGGACAGTCAGATTGTCAAGGGAACCGAGAAACTGGTCGGTGATGTGACAACCTGGCTGATGGTGCTGGCGCCGGTGGTAGCCGGTCTGCTTATCATCTATTTCTGCATCCGGCGCGGCATGGCTGACGAGATGGATCAGAAAAAGTGGAACAACCGCATTGTGGTGGCGGTGGTGTCCTGCATTGGCGCCGTACTCGGTTCCGCCACCCTGAACCTGATTCTCGGCTACTACCAGTAA
- a CDS encoding DUF6133 family protein: MANFIRNTQVKAMTSIWTAKQKARELADRTAEALTDRTGQGTLDVAITVLISIVLGALILAGLYLIVDDTVLPTITQRIKDMFNYGG, from the coding sequence ATGGCTAACTTCATCCGCAACACTCAGGTTAAGGCTATGACTTCTATCTGGACTGCCAAGCAGAAGGCCCGTGAGCTGGCTGACCGCACGGCGGAGGCGCTGACCGACCGCACCGGTCAGGGTACGCTGGATGTGGCGATTACTGTGCTGATCTCCATTGTCCTGGGCGCCCTGATCCTGGCCGGTCTGTACCTGATCGTGGACGACACCGTGCTGCCCACCATCACCCAGCGCATCAAGGATATGTTCAACTACGGCGGCTGA
- a CDS encoding SpoVG family protein: protein MEFKAEIKKTFTGPDKLRAVCSVVLDDCFLVKNVRVVEGEKGLFVSLPSRRNVKGEWVEHCFPMTKELRAKLSAAVLEAYEAAVQNEEAAVS, encoded by the coding sequence ATGGAGTTCAAAGCGGAAATCAAAAAGACTTTTACCGGTCCTGACAAGCTGCGGGCGGTGTGCAGCGTGGTCCTGGATGACTGCTTTCTGGTGAAGAATGTGCGGGTCGTCGAGGGCGAAAAGGGGCTGTTTGTGTCCCTGCCCAGCCGCCGGAATGTCAAGGGCGAGTGGGTGGAGCATTGCTTCCCCATGACGAAGGAACTGCGGGCAAAGCTCTCCGCCGCTGTACTGGAAGCGTATGAGGCCGCCGTACAGAACGAAGAAGCTGCCGTGTCCTGA
- a CDS encoding conjugal transfer protein TrbL family protein translates to MEYILVLLIVALLNGAIAYIDGLMEGIIPLTLYAEQYMSTLAGVDLFQSLFDIVFGFGVSLIVLKFLKKGFETYVLWSDGDADEEPIAILTNFFKAMAVAICFPTMYDWLATIVEEMSNKMLEAIGLATAYDWAGWVSGISSMGLVTAIFGLVFVIVYFILYFQFLMRGLEILILRVGIPLACVGLIDNDKGVFKPYMSKFFQSALSVVIQVSLAKLGVGLMMNMHIFWGVACMILAVRTPKFLQDFLITTGGGGGGAIVNNAYHSVRLVQMVKGMGK, encoded by the coding sequence TTGGAATATATCTTAGTGCTGCTGATCGTGGCCCTGCTGAATGGAGCAATCGCCTATATTGATGGGCTGATGGAAGGGATTATCCCTCTTACCCTGTACGCAGAGCAGTATATGTCCACCTTGGCCGGGGTCGATTTGTTTCAGTCCTTGTTCGACATTGTATTCGGCTTTGGCGTATCCCTGATTGTGCTGAAGTTCCTGAAAAAAGGCTTTGAAACCTATGTTCTGTGGTCAGACGGGGACGCCGACGAGGAGCCTATTGCCATTCTCACAAACTTTTTCAAGGCTATGGCTGTGGCAATCTGCTTTCCCACCATGTATGACTGGCTTGCCACGATTGTAGAAGAAATGAGCAATAAAATGCTGGAGGCCATCGGCCTTGCCACCGCTTACGATTGGGCGGGCTGGGTATCCGGCATTTCATCAATGGGGCTTGTGACAGCCATCTTTGGCTTGGTATTTGTCATCGTCTATTTCATCCTATATTTCCAATTCCTGATGCGCGGGCTTGAAATCCTGATTTTGCGAGTAGGTATTCCGTTGGCCTGCGTAGGTCTGATTGACAATGACAAAGGCGTGTTCAAGCCCTACATGAGTAAGTTCTTCCAGTCTGCGCTCTCTGTGGTAATTCAGGTTTCACTTGCGAAATTGGGGGTTGGCCTGATGATGAATATGCACATTTTCTGGGGCGTGGCCTGTATGATTCTTGCGGTGCGGACACCGAAGTTCCTTCAGGACTTCCTCATTACGACCGGTGGCGGTGGCGGCGGCGCCATTGTCAACAACGCATACCATTCTGTACGGCTGGTGCAGATGGTCAAGGGCATGGGAAAGTGA
- a CDS encoding DUF3849 domain-containing protein, with protein sequence MYATIPVYYPSLEEAARKDEAALWCDSYNINMSCRNFIQDKAMTAFNTRELDAFIEELVRCYGTERAMYVLSRTIQFSDWDARFDQAVLDRAGKTDFPDTREPREAHQVDPTTRYVTEIDPCVVNAVFVKLMELEDEQEETNHMNEIEQDELDEDMTAEL encoded by the coding sequence ATGTACGCAACCATTCCGGTCTACTACCCCTCGCTGGAGGAAGCCGCCCGAAAGGATGAAGCGGCTCTCTGGTGTGACAGCTACAACATCAATATGTCCTGCCGCAACTTCATTCAGGATAAGGCCATGACTGCCTTCAATACCCGTGAACTGGACGCCTTTATCGAAGAATTGGTGCGCTGTTATGGAACAGAACGGGCGATGTATGTGCTGTCCCGTACTATCCAGTTTTCCGATTGGGACGCACGGTTCGATCAGGCCGTGCTTGACCGAGCGGGCAAAACGGACTTCCCTGACACAAGAGAGCCGAGGGAGGCACATCAGGTAGACCCGACCACCCGATATGTCACGGAGATTGATCCGTGCGTTGTTAACGCCGTCTTTGTGAAGCTGATGGAGCTTGAGGACGAACAGGAAGAAACCAACCACATGAATGAAATCGAGCAGGATGAGCTTGACGAGGATATGACGGCAGAACTGTGA
- the dcm gene encoding DNA (cytosine-5-)-methyltransferase, with amino-acid sequence MEQMTFLDFFAGIGGFRKGFELCGMRCVGHCEIDKYADRSYRAIHDVKEDEWYAADITKVAPADLPRADLWAGGFPCQDISVAGRQRGLDGARSGLFFTLAQLVKGQSPENRPTWIVLENVKNLLSIHGGWDFATVLDTLASLGYHIEYGLLNTKYFGPPQNRERVFIVACRHPGAGRGPKIFPVPAGSGKALIQLIGGMQGQRVYDPAGISVTMAAQSGGWGGKTGLYFVDLCNGNPKLTDHARCIKAKYNSGITNRGGDNSGVLISPAGMDKDAVLSFVDICTGKAKLTREARCILSAYNRTISNWGGSSGVFYGCRAVVTPDREEKRQNGRRIKNCGEPSFTITAQDRHGVLFQDCDECPYGMQIREATKKGYDIARCGDSINLSFPESKTRRGRVGKDLATTLETSCNQGTAFAGCGLIRRLTPRECWRLQGFTDEMFDKARAVNSDNQLYRQAGNSVTVPVIYAIGKQILAAQKALECGE; translated from the coding sequence ATGGAGCAGATGACATTTCTGGATTTCTTCGCAGGCATCGGCGGTTTCCGCAAGGGCTTTGAGCTATGCGGGATGCGCTGTGTGGGGCATTGTGAGATTGATAAGTATGCCGACCGCAGTTACAGAGCCATTCACGATGTAAAGGAGGATGAATGGTATGCAGCCGACATCACAAAAGTCGCCCCCGCAGATCTCCCCAGAGCAGACCTGTGGGCAGGAGGATTCCCGTGTCAGGATATTTCGGTCGCTGGCCGCCAGCGAGGGCTTGACGGAGCAAGAAGTGGACTCTTTTTTACACTTGCTCAACTCGTCAAAGGCCAAAGTCCTGAAAATCGACCCACATGGATTGTCCTTGAAAATGTTAAGAATCTCCTATCCATTCATGGAGGATGGGACTTTGCGACCGTTCTCGATACGCTGGCCTCACTCGGCTACCATATCGAATACGGACTGCTCAATACAAAGTATTTCGGCCCCCCTCAAAATCGAGAGCGAGTGTTCATTGTCGCTTGCCGACATCCTGGAGCCGGACGCGGACCCAAAATATTTCCTGTCCCCGCAGGCAGTGGCAAAGCTCTTATCCAACTCATAGGTGGTATGCAGGGGCAGCGCGTCTATGACCCGGCAGGCATCAGCGTAACAATGGCTGCGCAGTCTGGTGGCTGGGGAGGAAAGACCGGCCTGTATTTCGTTGACCTTTGCAATGGTAATCCTAAGCTGACCGATCACGCCCGCTGCATCAAGGCCAAGTATAACAGCGGCATTACCAACCGTGGCGGGGACAATTCCGGTGTTCTGATCTCTCCCGCAGGGATGGACAAGGATGCGGTTCTGTCCTTTGTGGACATTTGCACCGGGAAGGCGAAACTCACCAGAGAAGCCCGTTGCATCCTCTCCGCCTATAACCGCACCATCAGTAATTGGGGCGGCAGTTCCGGGGTGTTCTATGGTTGCCGTGCTGTCGTGACCCCAGATCGGGAAGAAAAACGGCAAAACGGACGGAGAATCAAGAACTGCGGGGAGCCGTCTTTCACCATTACGGCGCAGGATCGGCATGGAGTGCTATTTCAAGACTGCGATGAGTGTCCCTACGGGATGCAGATTCGAGAAGCGACAAAGAAAGGATATGATATTGCCCGCTGCGGCGACAGTATCAACCTTTCTTTCCCGGAGAGCAAGACGCGGCGCGGACGGGTCGGCAAAGACCTTGCCACGACGCTGGAAACCTCTTGTAATCAAGGCACAGCTTTTGCCGGGTGCGGCCTGATCCGCAGGTTGACGCCCCGTGAGTGCTGGCGACTGCAAGGCTTTACGGACGAGATGTTTGATAAGGCACGGGCAGTTAATAGCGACAATCAGCTATAC